The following coding sequences lie in one Sinorhizobium fredii USDA 257 genomic window:
- a CDS encoding class II 3-deoxy-7-phosphoheptulonate synthase — MAQTWTPNSWRQKPIQQVPDYPDLSALEAVEGRLAKFPPLVFAGEARRLKSALANVAEGRGFLLQGGDCAESFAEHGADTIRDFFRAFLQMAVVLTFGAQQPVVKVGRIAGQFAKPRSSGVEKQGDITLPSYRGDIINGIEFTEQARVPNPERQIMAYRQSAATLNLLRAFAMGGYANLENVHQWMLGFVKDSPQAERYRKLADRISETMDFMKAIGITSENHPSLRETDFFTSHEALLLGFEQALTRVDSTSGDWYATSGHMIWIGDRTRQPDHAHIEYCRGIKNPLGLKCGPSLTADGLLELIDLLNPANEAGRLTLICRFGHDKVAEHLPRLIRAVEREGKKVVWSCDPMHGNTITLNNYKTRPFERILSEVESFFQIHRAEGSHPGGIHIEMTGNDVTECTGGARALSGDDLADRYHTHCDPRLNADQALELAFLLAERMKGGRDEKKMVVNG; from the coding sequence ATGGCACAGACTTGGACTCCGAACAGCTGGCGGCAAAAACCCATTCAGCAGGTGCCGGACTATCCGGACCTCTCAGCGCTTGAGGCTGTTGAAGGCCGTCTCGCGAAGTTTCCGCCGCTCGTCTTTGCCGGTGAGGCTCGGCGTCTGAAGAGTGCGCTTGCCAACGTGGCCGAGGGCCGCGGTTTCCTGTTGCAGGGCGGTGATTGCGCCGAGAGTTTCGCCGAGCATGGCGCCGACACCATCCGCGACTTCTTCCGCGCTTTCCTGCAGATGGCGGTGGTGCTGACCTTCGGGGCGCAACAGCCGGTCGTCAAAGTCGGCCGTATCGCCGGGCAGTTCGCAAAGCCGCGCTCCTCGGGCGTCGAGAAGCAGGGCGATATTACGCTGCCGAGCTACCGCGGCGACATCATCAACGGCATCGAGTTCACCGAGCAGGCGCGCGTCCCCAATCCGGAGCGGCAGATCATGGCCTATCGCCAGTCCGCCGCAACGCTCAACCTGTTGCGCGCCTTCGCGATGGGCGGTTACGCCAATCTTGAAAACGTGCATCAATGGATGCTCGGCTTCGTCAAGGACAGTCCGCAGGCCGAGCGCTACCGCAAGCTCGCCGACCGGATTTCCGAGACGATGGATTTCATGAAGGCGATCGGCATCACCTCGGAGAACCATCCGAGCCTGCGCGAGACCGATTTCTTCACCAGCCACGAGGCGCTGCTGCTTGGCTTCGAGCAGGCGCTGACACGCGTCGATTCGACCTCCGGCGACTGGTACGCCACCTCCGGCCATATGATCTGGATCGGCGACCGCACCCGCCAGCCCGACCATGCGCATATCGAATATTGCCGCGGCATCAAGAACCCGCTCGGGCTGAAATGCGGTCCGTCGCTGACCGCCGACGGCCTCCTGGAATTGATCGACCTGCTGAACCCGGCCAACGAGGCCGGCCGCCTGACGCTGATCTGCCGCTTCGGTCACGACAAGGTCGCTGAGCACCTGCCGCGTCTGATCCGCGCCGTCGAGCGCGAAGGCAAGAAGGTCGTCTGGTCCTGCGACCCGATGCATGGCAACACGATCACGCTCAACAACTACAAGACCCGGCCTTTCGAGCGGATCCTCTCGGAAGTCGAAAGCTTCTTCCAGATCCACCGTGCCGAGGGCAGCCATCCGGGCGGCATCCACATCGAGATGACCGGTAACGACGTGACCGAGTGCACCGGCGGCGCGCGCGCTCTTTCCGGTGACGATCTCGCCGACCGCTACCATACCCATTGCGATCCGCGCCTCAATGCCGACCAGGCGCTGGAGCTTGCCTTCCTGCTCGCCGAGCGGATGAAGGGTGGGCGCGACGAGAAGAAGATGGTGGTCAACGGCTGA
- a CDS encoding LTA synthase family protein, whose translation MASIDSAARGSQVYVERPSFSVRHAKTLAGGRSALFSLLIATAIVFAVELLVRQSTSDTIAYFIDPMRPAWTTVAAFFLVMLTLDALFGREHKGALLVAPLAIVPAFICQQKQVFLSDPLYPTDFLFGRQIVELMPVLVKDRPWTAVGVVLGILATIIVIGLLLRYAWRNFPKLARKERLARVAFALPLIVAFWNIMDYNQFSWVRDRLRVIPIMWDQTENYRHNGFVLAFAINLPMANVSAPAGYMANAIERIPVKPLPAGTTHRGKPDVIVLMSESFWDPTRLPKVKLTPDPMPTIRELQGGNVFSPEFGGMTANVEFEALTGFSNAFLPYGSIPYQQYIRNPIPSLATFFRGEGYVSRAIHPFQGWFWNRTAVYKAFGFDTFRSEENLPPMQKRGIFASDESLTKEVIRQADATDDPFFFFAVTLQGHGPYEPNRYAKNTIKVEGDLPESDRQVLATYAQGIKEADDSLRMLMDWAKQRDRETIIVLFGDHLPPLNTVYTSTGYMKDVTAERKGSKDQMKAEHETPLVVWSNKTGARKDIGSISPAFLSYEILKQAGYEHPYYTGFLGKVHDHFRVLDRYMLIRKNGKEVANWLRQPKIPPSLRDYRFLQHDMMFGKRYSTERFFKSHAELFSAGL comes from the coding sequence TTGGCCAGTATCGATTCCGCCGCGAGAGGTTCTCAGGTCTATGTCGAAAGGCCGAGCTTTTCCGTTAGACATGCAAAAACCCTGGCGGGCGGCCGCAGCGCACTGTTTTCGCTTTTGATCGCGACGGCGATCGTTTTTGCAGTCGAGCTCCTCGTCCGCCAGTCAACTTCCGACACGATCGCCTATTTTATCGATCCGATGCGGCCAGCCTGGACGACGGTTGCTGCGTTCTTCCTCGTCATGCTGACGCTGGACGCGCTTTTCGGACGCGAACACAAGGGCGCGCTTCTCGTAGCGCCGCTCGCCATCGTACCGGCCTTTATCTGCCAGCAGAAGCAGGTCTTCCTGTCCGACCCGCTTTACCCGACCGATTTTCTGTTCGGCCGGCAGATCGTGGAACTGATGCCGGTGCTGGTGAAGGACAGGCCATGGACCGCCGTCGGCGTCGTTCTCGGCATTCTGGCGACCATCATCGTCATCGGGCTGCTGCTGCGCTACGCCTGGCGGAACTTTCCGAAGCTGGCGCGCAAAGAGCGTCTCGCGCGGGTAGCCTTCGCCCTGCCGCTCATCGTCGCCTTCTGGAACATCATGGATTACAACCAGTTCTCTTGGGTCCGCGACCGATTGCGGGTCATCCCGATCATGTGGGACCAGACCGAGAACTACCGGCACAACGGCTTTGTGCTCGCCTTTGCGATCAATTTGCCGATGGCGAATGTGAGCGCCCCGGCCGGTTACATGGCGAATGCCATCGAACGCATTCCCGTAAAGCCGCTTCCCGCCGGAACCACGCATCGGGGCAAGCCGGACGTGATCGTGCTGATGAGCGAATCCTTCTGGGATCCGACGCGCCTGCCTAAGGTCAAGCTGACACCCGACCCGATGCCGACGATCCGCGAATTGCAGGGCGGCAATGTCTTCTCGCCCGAATTCGGCGGCATGACGGCAAATGTCGAGTTCGAAGCGCTGACAGGCTTTTCGAACGCATTCCTGCCCTATGGCAGCATTCCCTATCAGCAATATATTCGCAATCCGATCCCGTCGCTCGCCACCTTCTTCCGTGGAGAAGGCTATGTCTCACGCGCCATCCATCCCTTCCAGGGGTGGTTCTGGAACCGCACCGCCGTCTATAAGGCCTTCGGCTTCGATACGTTCCGCTCGGAGGAGAACTTGCCGCCGATGCAGAAGCGTGGGATTTTCGCCTCGGATGAATCCCTGACGAAGGAGGTCATCCGCCAGGCGGACGCAACGGACGATCCCTTCTTCTTCTTTGCCGTGACGCTGCAGGGCCATGGGCCGTACGAGCCGAATCGCTACGCGAAGAACACGATCAAAGTCGAGGGCGATCTGCCGGAAAGCGACCGCCAGGTTCTCGCCACCTACGCCCAGGGCATCAAGGAAGCCGACGACAGTCTGAGAATGCTCATGGACTGGGCGAAGCAGCGGGACCGCGAGACGATCATCGTTCTCTTCGGCGACCACCTGCCGCCGCTGAACACCGTCTATACCAGCACGGGTTACATGAAGGACGTGACGGCGGAGCGCAAGGGATCGAAAGACCAGATGAAGGCGGAGCACGAAACGCCGCTCGTCGTCTGGTCGAACAAGACCGGTGCGCGCAAGGATATCGGCAGCATCAGCCCGGCCTTTCTCTCCTACGAGATCCTGAAGCAGGCCGGCTACGAGCACCCGTACTACACGGGCTTCCTCGGCAAGGTTCACGACCACTTCCGTGTTCTCGACCGCTATATGCTGATCCGCAAGAACGGCAAGGAGGTCGCAAACTGGCTGCGCCAACCGAAGATCCCGCCGTCCCTGCGCGACTATCGCTTCCTGCAGCACGATATGATGTTCGGCAAGCGCTATAGCACCGAGCGCTTCTTCAAGTCCCACGCCGAACTCTTCAGCGCGGGCTTATGA
- the gor gene encoding glutathione-disulfide reductase has translation MSAFDYDLFVIGGGSAGVRSGRLAAALGKKVAIAEEFRYGGTCVIRGCVPKKLYVYASQYSEHFEDAAGFGWSVGESRFDWKKLVAAKEQEISRLEGLYRKGLASAGAEILNTRAELAGTNAVRLLASGNTVTAERILIAVGGHPSPHDALPGHELCITSNEAFDLPELPKSILIAGGGYIAVEFANIFHGLGVETTLIYRGKEILSRFDQDLRRGLHAAMEEKGIRILCEDIIQSISAGADGQRIARTMKHGEIAVDQVMLALGRVPNTKGLGLENAGVKIDERGAIIVDAFSRTSAPGIYALGDVTDRVQLTPVAIHEAMCFIETEYKNNPTSPDHDLIATAVFSQPEIGTVGMSEEEAARKYDEFEVYRAEFRPMKATLSGRKEKMIMKLLVNAADRKVVGAHILGHDAGEMAQLLGISLKAGCTKDDFDRTMAVHPTAAEELVTMYQPSYRVRKGERVA, from the coding sequence ATGAGCGCTTTCGACTATGACCTCTTCGTGATCGGCGGCGGCTCGGCTGGCGTCAGAAGCGGAAGGCTGGCGGCAGCGCTCGGCAAGAAGGTGGCGATCGCCGAGGAATTTCGCTACGGCGGCACCTGCGTGATCCGCGGCTGCGTGCCGAAGAAGCTCTATGTCTATGCCTCCCAATATTCCGAGCATTTCGAGGATGCCGCCGGCTTCGGTTGGAGCGTCGGCGAAAGCCGCTTCGACTGGAAGAAGCTCGTCGCGGCCAAGGAACAGGAGATCTCCCGGCTCGAGGGCCTTTATCGCAAGGGGCTTGCAAGTGCCGGTGCGGAGATCCTGAACACGCGCGCCGAACTCGCCGGAACCAATGCGGTGCGACTGCTCGCGAGCGGCAACACGGTCACTGCGGAGCGCATCCTGATCGCAGTGGGCGGCCATCCCAGCCCGCATGACGCGCTGCCGGGACACGAACTCTGCATCACCTCGAATGAAGCCTTCGACCTGCCGGAGCTTCCGAAATCGATCCTGATCGCCGGCGGCGGCTATATTGCCGTCGAATTCGCCAACATCTTCCACGGCCTCGGCGTCGAAACGACGCTGATTTATCGCGGCAAGGAGATTCTCTCTCGCTTCGACCAGGATCTGAGACGCGGCCTGCATGCGGCGATGGAAGAGAAGGGTATCCGCATACTCTGCGAGGATATCATCCAGTCGATATCGGCTGGCGCCGATGGCCAGCGGATTGCAAGGACCATGAAGCATGGCGAAATCGCCGTCGATCAGGTGATGCTCGCTCTCGGCCGCGTGCCGAACACGAAGGGCCTCGGGCTCGAGAATGCCGGCGTCAAGATCGACGAGCGCGGCGCCATCATCGTCGACGCTTTCTCACGCACCAGCGCACCGGGAATCTATGCGCTCGGCGACGTCACGGACCGCGTGCAACTGACGCCCGTGGCGATCCATGAGGCGATGTGCTTCATCGAGACGGAATACAAGAACAATCCCACTTCGCCGGATCATGACCTGATCGCCACGGCAGTCTTCTCGCAGCCGGAGATCGGTACGGTGGGAATGAGCGAGGAGGAGGCCGCGCGGAAATATGACGAGTTCGAAGTCTACCGTGCCGAATTCCGCCCGATGAAGGCGACACTTTCGGGGCGCAAGGAAAAGATGATCATGAAGCTCCTCGTCAATGCCGCGGACCGCAAGGTCGTGGGCGCCCATATCCTCGGCCACGACGCCGGCGAAATGGCGCAACTGCTCGGGATCTCGCTGAAGGCAGGATGCACCAAGGACGACTTCGACCGCACCATGGCCGTGCACCCGACGGCGGCGGAGGAGTTGGTGACCATGTATCAGCCGAGCTACCGTGTGAGGAAGGGCGAGCGGGTTGCCTGA
- a CDS encoding GFA family protein — protein sequence MTDIHEGGCLCGAVRFKTQGKLRELIFCHCSQCRKQTGLYYAATNVLDNQMDVQGADEITWYRSSSAARRGFCRHCGSALFWKADGLDYTSILAGTFDGPTGLEPGYHIFCADKGDFYDIGDDLPRFAESR from the coding sequence ATGACGGACATCCACGAGGGCGGCTGCCTTTGCGGCGCGGTGCGGTTCAAAACGCAGGGAAAGCTGAGGGAACTGATTTTCTGCCATTGTTCCCAATGCCGAAAGCAGACAGGCCTCTACTACGCCGCCACGAATGTGCTCGACAACCAGATGGATGTCCAAGGCGCCGACGAGATTACCTGGTACCGATCGAGCAGCGCAGCTCGGCGCGGCTTCTGCCGGCATTGCGGCTCGGCGCTGTTCTGGAAGGCGGACGGACTCGACTATACCTCGATCCTGGCGGGGACATTTGACGGGCCGACAGGGCTGGAGCCCGGCTATCACATCTTCTGCGCCGACAAGGGCGACTTCTATGACATCGGCGACGACCTGCCGCGCTTCGCCGAGTCTCGGTAG